One Drosophila kikkawai strain 14028-0561.14 chromosome 3L, DkikHiC1v2, whole genome shotgun sequence genomic window carries:
- the dlt gene encoding protein disks lost gives MPRPEETHLQQLLVQLEKVPRPQLQQKFLAHFRKQSNCSLEDFAAYFLAALRQQTSQYFQVRNSDTPVHSLPGTPVRQPKPPPGDASKELDENLQQQLLNDSLLNRSSCSVESTSTPLRQQGRRSMPGSGNNQFCSTPQTTGHRSNGGGGGGHSFCLGDFLVNSPNQGQQRSKKKTTPQQSQNQHQSTGAASGGTVQSKPRRRVLPMTISKNVSAGSSFGDTSSFSNDNNLWRLSQSSELFDRSQGAALDMEARKTLLLHKQEIKIEAPPLNVSQLEGRTPEDEVFPHDTFSLEDVTDSNQLQLLSVIYSLLIDLNMVPNVLSELSFVLQLINVRDLGQSTVGTSLDCMPLQRVSSDYKSCVYFALKLLENQQRLLLQLDKKTLGVLLQNERLNLLPPGIVQQLEASYQQKQDSAPSVALDTSSSSQHNVYYHVEKDSRDNFPSQNEFAAFKTQRDLFYKALKQWELGHLNRNFNFTSEVAPCIREIFKVSEHPVNMAHFAKLFVSQLLISATENTESPEELGLKLDPLRLNRLAQRLVTSDSSVEGQFPRSQAFFRDFIAGCSSMAFHVQLKLALFVQLLRHNDSTFDLLQLSEDVCAEEEQSAQQGLYIVRVQTMAHMLILAKFLGFVSVLPFSGTTQHGNPSPPYLCPQQLQLRSRFQPDFNLRETFERSMRNGKLLISLPWLVQYLAMLDPVSLNLPDALATLEILYGLYASLGMEKSQPGAVFIARCCIGWLLDAQPQLVNAYYSHRSIKTKSAAVVELCLSGIRCHEKSLGPLLEELLPIACPFLQEFRVSITPSRQAKSGRFRYITTRLEQLQQGSSSSSTSVTQDPTVSSEQTPAEQQQRKLADAFLHSQNASTRRLIEFVTERSFKCVVKDAQQEILLPSKASADAKVNEICSVKQDDVLQQLQHIFQGAKEQACQKWKEQVPQMLGQRIAQSLEALLPASTNAVLRSTYAHLIRGQAQTQLQQWLQSSVLQSTFYHGDLKELAIKVCNSNKNKAEAAAAGGGSNELQLRSDVGFSLSELLFQLQQWLHHLSLRPENVGSRQELGELLRQSQHAVLLPQLPTIFYHLIGSGLVHLLQLFINRKPDFLDEYVISACCTVWRSPQFKASEAYPGIFEGLLSVRFIQELSFKQNGFRLLEQLLRSMLLTGAVRADHLNEIFMPLFAENWPPHVWSTLSNLLQQLSLSGSNGLGGAGLDTSGDSNEDEAKSHLFMEMLADLSRDLDSF, from the coding sequence ATGCCACGACCGGAAGAGACCcatctgcagcagctgcttgTACAGCTGGAGAAGGTGCCACGCCCCCAGCTGCAGCAGAAGTTTCTTGCCCACTTTAGGAAGCAGAGCAACTGCAGCCTAGAGGACTTTGCAGCCTACTTTCTGGCCGCCTTGCGGCAGCAAACGAGTCAATATTTCCAAGTCAGGAACTCAGACACACCGGTGCACTCGTTACCTGGGACCCCTGTCCGTCAGCCAAAGCCGCCGCCTGGCGATGCATCCAAAGAATTAGATGAGaacctgcagcagcaactactCAATGACTCACTTCTCAACCGGAGCAGCTGCAGTGTGGAGTCCACGTCGACTCCACTGCGACAGCAGGGCCGCAGATCCATGCctggcagcggcaacaaccaGTTTTGCAGCACGCCACAGACCACAGGCCACAGAAgcaatggtggtggtggaggtgGGCACAGTTTTTGCCTGGGCGACTTTCTGGTTAACTCGCCCAACCAAGGACAGCAACGATCTAAAAAGAAGACTACTCCACAACAGTCGCAGAATCAACATCAGTCAACGGGAGCTGCTTCCGGCGGCACTGTGCAGTCTAAGCCACGTAGACGTGTCCTCCCCATGACCATCAGCAAAAATGTTTCGGCCGGCTCATCTTTCGGAGACACCAGTTCCTTTAGCAACGACAATAATCTGTGGCGCCTCTCCCAGAGCAGCGAACTTTTCGATAGAAGTCAAGGAGCTGCCTTAGATATGGAGGCGCGAAAAACCCTGCTCCTGCATAAGCAGGAGATTAAAATCGAGGCGCCGCCCCTTAACGTCAGTCAGCTGGAGGGAAGGACACCAGAGGATGAGGTCTTTCCGCACGACACATTCTCGCTTGAGGATGTGACCGATTCTAATCAGTTGCAGCTCCTCTCTGTCATTTATAGTCTTCTCATTGACCTTAATATGGTGCCCAATGTCCTGAGCGAACTCAGTTTCGTGCTACAGTTGATTAATGTACGAGACCTGGGACAATCTACCGTTGGTACAAGTCTAGACTGCATGCCTTTGCAGCGCGTCTCCTCTGACTACAAGAGCTGCGTTTACTTTGCGTTGAAACTCCTGGAGAACCAGCAAAGGTTACTTCTGCAGCTGGACAAGAAGACGTTGGGGGTGTTGCTTCAAAACGAGAGACTGAACCTGCTGCCACCGGGCATTGTCCAACAGCTAGAAGCGTCCTACCAACAGAAACAGGACTCGGCTCCATCTGTGGCTCTAGACacgtcctcctcctcgcaaCACAACGTATACTACCATGTCGAAAAGGACTCACGGGATAATTTTCCCTCGCAGAACGAGTTTGCAGCCTTCAAGACGCAGCGAGATTTATTTTACAAGGCCCTGAAGCAGTGGGAGCTAGGCCACCTGAATCGCAATTTTAACTTCACCTCGGAGGTGGCGCCCTGCATCCGGGAAATCTTCAAGGTGTCGGAACACCCGGTGAACATGGCACACTTTGCCAAGCTGTTTGTCAGTCAACTGCTGATCTCGGCCACCGAGAACACTGAATCGCCCGAGGAACTTGGCTTAAAGTTGGACCCTCTCAGACTCAATCGCTTGGCCCAGCGCCTGGTTACCTCCGACTCCAGTGTGGAGGGTCAGTTTCCCCGATCGCAGGCGTTTTTCCGTGACTTTATAGCCGGCTGCTCATCGATGGCGTTTCATGTGCAGCTCAAGCTGGCCTTGTTTGTTCAGTTGCTGCGGCACAACGACTCTACTTTTGATTTGCTGCAGTTGTCCGAGGATGTCTGCGCTGAGGAGGAGCAGTCTGCGCAGCAGGGACTCTACATAGTACGTGTACAGACGATGGCCCATATGCTGATTTTAGCCaagtttttgggttttgtAAGCGTTCTGCCCTTCAGCGGGACTACCCAGCACGGAAATCCTTCGCCGCCGTATCTGTGCCCGCAGCAGTTGCAGTTACGCAGTCGCTTTCAGCCGGATTTCAATCTCCGGGAGACATTCGAGCGGTCGATGCGCAATGGCAAGCTGCTCATCTCGCTGCCGTGGCTGGTCCAATACCTGGCCATGCTAGATCCGGTCAGCCTGAATCTGCCAGACGCCCTGGCCACCCTGGAAATACTTTACGGATTATATGCTTCGTTGGGTATGGAGAAATCTCAGCCTGGAGCAGTGTTTATAGCCAGGTGTTGTATTGGCTGGCTGCTAGATGCACAGCCGCAACTGGTTAATGCCTACTATAGTCACAGGTCAATCAAGACTAAATCAGCGGCCGTTGTGGAGCTTTGCCTAAGTGGAATCCGCTGTCATGAAAAATCCCTTGGCCCCCTGCTGGAGGAACTGCTGCCCATTGCCTGTCCCTTTCTCCAGGAATTCAGGGTAAGCATAACGCCCTCTCGGCAGGCGAAGAGTGGACGTTTTCGGTACATAACCACACGCCTAGAGCAGCTCCAGCAGGgaagcagtagcagcagcacctCTGTTACCCAGGACCCAACGGTTTCCAGCGAGCAGACACCTGCGGAGCAACAGCAACGAAAGCTAGCCGATGCCTTCTTGCACTCCCAGAACGCCTCCACACGACGACTGATTGAGTTTGTTACGGAGCGCAGCTTCAAGTGCGTGGTCAAGGATGCCCAGCAGGAGATTCTGCTGCCCTCCAAGGCCTCTGCGGATGCCAAGGTAAACGAGATATGTTCCGTAAAGCAGGATGATGTCttgcagcagctccagcacaTCTTTCAGGGGGCCAAAGAGCAGGCCTGCCAAAAATGGAAAGAACAGGTGCCCCAGATGTTGGGCCAACGCATAGCACAGTCACTGGAGGCCCTATTGCCCGCCAGTACAAATGCAGTGCTCCGTTCCACCTACGCCCACCTGATTCGCGGCCAGGCGCAGACCCAACTACAGCAGTGGCTGCAATCCAGCGTACTGCAGTCCACCTTCTATCACGGCGACCTCAAAGAGCTCGCCATCAAGGTATGCAACTCAAACAAGAACAAggcggaagcagcagctgccGGCGGTGGCTCCAATGAACTTCAGCTCAGATCGGATGTGGGATTTAGCCTTTCGGAGCTGCTGTTCCAGCTGCAGCAGTGGCTGCATCACCTCAGCCTGCGGCCGGAGAATGTGGGCAGCCGCCAGGAGTTGGGCGAGCTGCTGCGACAGTCTCAGCACGCGGTTCTACTGCCACAATTGCCCACGATTTTCTATCATCTGATTGGTTCAGGATTGGTGCATCTGCTTCAGTTATTTATCAATCGAAAGCCCGACTTCCTAGACGAATACGTTATCTCCGCTTGCTGTACAGTGTGGCGTTCGCCTCAGTTCAAGGCCAGCGAGGCCTATCCCGGAATTTTTGAAGGCCTGCTGAGCGTGCGCTTTATTCAGGAGCTGtcttttaaacaaaatggatTTCGCCTGCTGGAGCAGCTGCTCCGCTCCATGCTGCTTACTGGAGCAGTGCGTGCGGATCATCTTAACGAGATATTTATGCCGCTTTTTGCGGAGAACTGGCCACCGCATGTGTGGAGCACCCTTTCCaatctcctgcagcagctCTCGCTTTCAGGGAGCAATGGCCTAGGCGGCGCTGGACTCGACACATCCGGAGACAGTAATGAAGACGAGGCCAAGTCGCATCTTTTTATGGAAATGCTGGCCGATCTATCGCGCGATCTGGATAGTTTTTAA
- the Cdc37 gene encoding hsp90 co-chaperone Cdc37, whose product MVDYSKWKNIEISDDEDDTHPNIDTPSLFRWRHQARVERMAEMDKEKDEMKKKRQSYQARLMDVKERISKKEGDEEALKKELEKIESEGKELDRIENDMLKKEKKTPWNVDTISKPGFEKTVINKKAGRKPDENLSEEEREKRMKQFVKENEKLCKQYGMLRKYDDSKRFLQDHLQLVGEETANYLVIWSINLEMEEKHELMAHVAHQCICMQYILELAKQLDVDPRACVSSFFSKIQHCQPEYRAQFESEIEGFKGRIQKRAQEKIQEAIAQAEEEERKERLGPGGLDPADVFESLPDELKACFESRDVELLQKTIAAMPVDVAKLHMKRCVDSGLWVPNAADLAGDKEDQEEEDEESDGAAGGEKTDDAKSERAAKEEEPIYTGVSTEDVD is encoded by the exons ATGGTTGACTATAGCAAGTGGAAGAACATCGAG ATTTCTGACGATGAGGACGACACACACCCGAACATCGACACGCCTTCCCTGTTCCGCTGGCGGCACCAGGCCCGCGTGGAGCGCATGGCGGAGATGGATAAGGAGAAGGACGAGATGAAGAAGAAGCGCCAGAGCTATCAGGCACGCCTCATGGACGTCAAGGAGCGGATTTCAAAGAAGGAGGGCGACGAGGAGGCCCTTAAG AAGGAGCTAGAGAAGATCGAGAGCGAGGGCAAGGAGTTGGATCGCATCGAGAACGATATGctgaaaaaggaaaagaagaCGCCCTGGAATGTGGACACCATTAGCAAACCCGGTTTCGAGAAGACTGTGATCAATAAGAAGGCCGGGCGCAAGCCCGACGAGAATCTGTCTGAGGAGGAGCGCGAGAAGCGCATGAAGCAGTTCGTCAAGGAGAACGAGAAGCTCTGCAAGCAGTACGGCATGCTGCGCAAGTACGATGACTCCAAGCGCTTCCTGCAGGACCACCTGCAGCTGGTGGGCGAGGAGACGGCCAACTATTTGGTCATCTGGTCGATCAACCTAGAGATGGAGGAGAAGCATGAGCTTATGGCCCACGTGGCGCATCAGTGCATCTGCATGCAGTACATCCTGGAGCTGGCCAAGCAGTTGGACGTGGACCCGCGGGCCTGCGTCAGCTCCTTCTTCTCCAAGATCCAGCACTGTCAGCCGGAGTACCGGGCGCAGTTTGAGAGCGAAATTGAGGGTTTCAAGGGACGCATCCAGAAAAGGGCGCAGGAAAAGATCCAGGAGGCGATAGCCCAGGCCGAGGAGGAAGAACGCAAGGAGCGTCTCGGACCCGGTGGCCTGGACCCGGCCGATGTCTTTGAATCCCTGCCAGAT GAACTGAAGGCCTGCTTCGAGTCTCGGGATGTGGAGCTGCTGCAAAAGACCATCGCCGCCATGCCTGTGGACGTGGCCAAGTTGCACATGAAGCGTTGCGTTGACTCTGGCCTCTGGGTGCCCAATGCAGCTGATTTGGCTGGTGACAAGGAagaccaggaggaggaggatgaggaatCAGATGGCGCTGCCGGCGGTGAGAAGACCGACGACGCCAAATCGGAACGGGCggccaaggaggaggagcccaTTTACACTGGCGTCAGCACCGAGGACGTTGACTGA
- the LOC108079745 gene encoding dnaJ homolog subfamily B member 13, protein MNRPELDYYAVLDQPRGATKEQLTLAYRRLAIRLCPHRDKKDEQDFVPLAQEGRLTHLSPMGEPRQWAYINMAFDVLGNDLYRAIYDRYGEAGLFEGVMLPNGYFPPYQYDGDHMKVYERVFASYSPYANLIDAIANPPSLYASRQHGIGVRSKDANTERIIQLSLEEVRTGCVKLMNVWRQEIVDSKESRMEKRKHTLKLNIAPGTTAGTRFCFKEEGDRYPATIPGDIIFIAADKPHDMFERRNLHDLAYRHDIDLCQAFTGFTFFINTLDKRQLKVVISDVVQPGYTKVIPLEGLPKCRNMDAVTAIKEANKKIEQFGDLIIEFNYIFPKYLTPQMKHMARDFFRSFRKLELELEEEEERNIAKC, encoded by the exons ATGAACCGCCCGGAGCTGGATTATTATGCGGTGTTGGATCAGCCGCGGGGAGCTACAAAGGAGCAGTTGACCTTGGCCTATCGCCGTCTGGCCATTCGTCTTTGTCCACATCGCGACAAAAAGGATGAGCAGGACTTTGTGCCCCTGGCCCAGGAGGGTCGGCTCACCCACCTCTCGCCCATGGGCGAGCCAAGACAGTGGGCGTACATCAATATGGCCTTCGATGTTCTGGGCAACGATCTCTACCGAGCCATATACGATCGGTATGGAGAAGCGGGTCTCTTTGAAGGGGTGATGCTGCCGAACGGGTACTTTCCGCCGTATCAGTACGATGGCGATCACATGAAGGTCTACGAGCGAGTCTTTGCCAGCTACTCGCCATACGCCAATCTGATAGATGCCATCGCCAATCCTCCAAGCTTGTATGCCAGCCGGCAGCATGGCATAGGTGTGCGTTCCAAGGATGCCAACACGGAACGGATCATACAACTGTCTCTGGAAGAAGTTCGCACGGGGTGTGTGAAGCTGATGAATGTGTGGCGCCAGGAAATTGTGGACTCGAAGGAGTCGCGGATGGAAAAGCGGAAGCACACCCTCAAGCTGAATATTGCACCGGGAACCACAGCCGGAACTCGCTTCTGTTTTAAGGAGGAGGGCGACCGCTATCCCGCCACCATTCCGGGTGACATCATCTTCATAGCCGCCGACAAGCCGCATGACATGTTTGAGCGGAGGAACCTCCACGATTTGGCCTATCGCCACGATATAGACTTGTGCCAGGCCTTCACAGGTTTCACGTTCTTCATCAACACGCTGGACAAGCGGCAGTTGAAGGTCGTCATCTCGGACGTTGTGCAGCCGGGTTACACCAAGGTGATTCCTCTTGAGGGGCTGCCCAAGTGCCGCAACATGGACGCGGTGACGGCCATCAAGGAGGCCAACAAGAAAATTGAGCAGTTCGGGGATCTCATCATTGAATTTAATT ATATTTTTCCCAAATACTTGACACCGCAGATGAAACACATGGCTCGGGATTTCTTCCGCAGCTTCCGCAAACTGGAGCtcgagctggaggaggaggaggaacgcAACATAGCCAAGTGTTAA
- the Patj gene encoding patj homolog: MHLSADISSALQQIEAVKKGIDESDDPKLQMQTAESLSTILGILQDPVFRTIVHVQDSLSELNAQLGQHPSMLPNDFDIDVAGNLVLSLNGGEVMYDYDEQRSSSHSHSAPGSPDKSGGAGEEPRPQSQNSKGAAGADLYATDYAQIQAIELVNDGTGLGFGIIGARNSGVIVKTILPGGVADRDGRLRSGDHILQIGEVNLHEMVSEQVAAVLRQSGTHVRLVVARPVEQSVPTPQYSLEPGTAVVPTRVLVDPAELERYLISTGYPEIFGESSTASTPQTTTEDDRFVYRGETSMLIDPSIDLEELLALPETEKLQVELKKDANGLGITIAGYVCEKEELSGIFVKSVSPGSAADLSGRIRVNDRIIEVDGQSLQGYSNHQAVELLKKSGQVVNLRLERYLRGPKFEQLQQAIAANDKPSSSAPGTPSRAPLPTPVNTTTSATTTPSRSLTRELEEEAAALPAPEAFMATPPSSATTLTTTTTLGTFGAGKQLVAVRDSLDGSTKIIPTEVVSLADKTEAKNTGVITRHKYYTDPELTDDMETEIIRKWQKIVGSDVEVIVAQIKKFAVGGLGISLEGTVDVEGGREVRPHHYIRSILPDGPVGVNGVLRSGDELLEVNGERLLGMNHLEVVAILKELPLDVRMVCGRNRNSTSLLPFSDDTLKKLSNNFENLLPATDRLVKAKSDGSLATAGSVADGDSVAAAAASFNKLKSRSLEPLTGLAMWSSQPQIIELVKGDRGLGFSILDYQDPLDPNDTLIVIRSLVPGGVAQLDGRLIPGDRLLFVNSINLENASLDQAVQALKGAPKGVVRIGVAKPLPMTDNSLKACSNASTTSEETLDAQISPPALPAAAPPAMPLPTATAAKGAEPDLIPDWRN, from the exons ATGCACCTCAGCGCGGACATATCCAGTGCCCTGCAGCAGATCGAGGCTGTAAAGAAGGGCATCGATGAGTCCGATGACCCCAAATTGCAGATGCAGACGGCGGAGAGCCTCAGCACGATTTTGGGCATCCTGCAAGACCCAGTCTTCCGCACCATCGTCCATGTGCAGGACTCCTTGTCCGAGCTGAATGCCCAGCTGGGCCAGCACCCGTCCATGCTGCCCAACGACTTTGACATCGATGTGGCAGGCAACCTTGTGCTCAGCCTGAATGGCGGCGAGGTGATGTACGACTACGACGAGCAGCGATCCTCCTCGCATTCTCATTCGGCGCCCGGCAGTCCGGACAAGTCGGGCGGTGCCGGCGAGGAGCCGCGTCCCCAAAGCCAGAACTCGAAGGGAGCCGCCGGAGCGGATCTGTATGCCACGGACTATGCCCAGATCCAGGCCATAGAGCTGGTTAACGACGGCACGGGCCTGGGATTCGGTATCATCGGGGCCCGTAACTCCGGAGTGATTGTGAAAACCATCCTGCCGGGTGGCGTGGCCGATCGTGATGGACGCTTGCGCTCGGGCGATCATATCCTGCAGATAGGAGAAGTCAATCTACACGAGATGGTCTCCGAGCAGGTGGCCGCCGTTTTGCGGCAGTCCGGAACGCATGTCCGCCTGGTGGTTGCCCGTCCCGTCGAACAGAGTGTTCCCACGCCTCAGTATAGCCTTGAACCCGGCACTGCTGTGGTGCCCACTCGCGTTCTCGTCGATCCCGCCGAGCTGGAGCGATACCTCATCTCCACCGGTTATCCAGAGATATTTGGCGAGAGCTCGACAGCTTCAACGCCCCAGACGACTACGGAAGATGATCGATTCGTGTATCGCGGTGAGACTTCTATGCTGATTGATCCCAGCATTGATCTCGAGGAGCTGCTGGCCCTACCGGAGACGGAAAAGCTCCAAGTGGAGCTGAAGAAGGATGCCAACGGGTTGGGCATCACCATTGCGGGCTATGTGTGCGAAAAGGAGGAGCTGTCGGGCATTTTTGTCAAAAGCGTTTCACCTGGTTCAGCGGCGGATTTAAGTGGACGCATTCGGGTCAATGATCGCATCATCGAGGTGGACGGACAGTCGCTGCAGGGATACTCTAATCACCAGGCCGTCGAACTGCTCAAGAAATCCGGCCAGGTGGTGAATCTCCGCTTGGAGCGTTATCTGCGTGGTCCCAAGttcgagcagctgcagcaggccATTGCTGCCAACGATAAGCCGTCATCAAGTGCTCCTGGAACGCCTTCAAGGGCACCACTGCCAACGCCAGTAAACACCACGACTTCGGCAACGACAACACCTTCACGCAGTTTAACCAgagagctggaggaggaggcggcggcatTGCCAGCGCCCGAGGCCTTCATGGCCACACCGCCCTCCTCGGCTACCACCTTGACCACCACGACAACGCTAGGCACTTTCGGTGCTGGCAAGCAGCTGGTGGCGGTAAGGGACTCACTCGATGGCTCCACCAAGATCATACCCACGGAGGTGGTCTCCCTGGCAGATAAAACCGAG GCCAAGAACACTGGTGTGATTACGCGTCACAAGTACTACACTGATCCGGAGCTCACCGACGACATGGAGACGGAGATCATCCGCAAGTGGCAGAAGATCGTCGGCTCTGATGTGGAGGTTATTGTGGCACAGATCAAAAAGTTTGCCGTGGGCGGTCTAGGCATCTCCTTGGAGGGCACCGTGGACGTGGAGGGTGGACGTGAGGTGAGGCCCCATCACTACATTCGTTCCATTTTGCCCGACGGTCCCGTGGGCGTTAATGGTGTGCTCCGCTCTGGCGACGAGCTGCTGGAGGTCAATGGCGAACGTCTGCTGGGCATGAACCATCTCGAGGTGGTGGCCATTCTCAAGGAGCTGCCGCTGGACGTGCGCATGGTGTGCGGACGTAACAGAAACAGCACCTCGCTGCTACCCTTCTCCGATGACACTCTGAAAAAGCTGAGCAACAACTTTGAGAACCTGCTGCCCGCCACCGATCGTCTGGTGAAGGCGAAGTCGGATGGTAGTCTGGCCACTGCTGGATCCGTGGCCGATGGTGATTCAgtggccgctgctgccgcttcaTTCAACAAGCTCAAGTCAAGGTCATTGGAGCCGCTGACTGGATTGGCCATGTGGTCCTCCCAACCACAAATCATTGAATTGGTAAAAGGTGATCGCGGTCTGGGCTTTTCCATACTGGACTATCAGGATCCGCTGGATCCGAACGATACGCTGATCGTCATCCGTTCTTTGGTGCCCGGTGGGGTGGCTCAATTGGATGGACGCCTGATTCCAGGAGACCGACTGCTGTTTGTCAATTCTATTAATTTGGAGAACGCCTCGCTGGACCAGGCCGTGCAGGCCTTGAAGGGCGCTCCCAAGGGAGTGGTGCGCATCGGAGTGGCCAAGCCGCTGCCCATGACGGACAACTCGCTGAAGGCCTGCAGCAATGCGAGCACCACCAGCGAGGAGACATTGGACGCGCAGATATCGCCACCAGCCTTGCCCGCAGCAGCACCGCCCGCCATGCCACTGCCCACTGCCACAGCCGCCAAAGGAGCCGAGCCGGATCTGATTCCTGACTGGCGTAACTAA
- the JTBR gene encoding protein JTB: MLENCQRHHMLIGLGALTIVTILVLIVESRYAAEGPRRTREQQFVIENNSTCWRTEKYTVVQECHPCSDFDIVSRSLGVCIHTHYKEVLRCQSGEIVTKSCDRVALIEQRNFVKFEALCLVVGVLGYLVSYARDRVLSRRNYMRIERQLNRVQ, from the coding sequence ATGCTGGAAAACTGCCAGAGGCACCACATGCTCATTGGGCTTGGAGCCCTGACTATTGTTACCATTCTAGTCCTGATAGTGGAGTCGCGTTATGCAGCTGAAGGACCCCGTCGCACAAGGGAGCAGCAGTTCGTCATTGAAAACAACTCGACCTGCTGGCGGACCGAGAAGTACACCGTGGTGCAGGAGTGCCATCCTTGCAGTGACTTCGACATAGTTAGCCGGAGCCTGGGCGTCTGCATTCATACCCACTACAAGGAGGTTCTCCGCTGTCAGAGCGGGGAGATTGTGACCAAAAGCTGTGACCGTGTGGCGCTCATCGAGCAGCGTAACTTTGTCAAGTTCGAGGCCCTTTGCCTTGTGGTCGGAGTGCTGGGCTACTTGGTTAGCTATGCCCGGGACCGTGTCCTGTCTAGGCGGAATTACATGCGGATAGAGAGGCAGCTGAATCGGGTGCAATAA